A DNA window from Pseudarthrobacter sp. W1I19 contains the following coding sequences:
- a CDS encoding DUF2550 domain-containing protein, whose amino-acid sequence MDAPSLPFIAMAITFGLLVFALCLSGVRRFNLRRALGTVDASICTAGNSWQVGVCRYQDNDLEWFRLFSLSVRPKHKFKRHSLELLGRRKPTEAEAVKVQPDVVIVELRYEGQDLRLAMKFDAYAGLSSWLEAGPVIGVGTWR is encoded by the coding sequence ATGGACGCACCGAGTCTTCCGTTCATCGCCATGGCAATCACGTTTGGATTGCTGGTATTTGCACTGTGCCTTTCGGGGGTGCGCCGCTTCAACCTGCGGCGTGCCCTCGGCACGGTGGACGCCTCCATTTGCACGGCTGGAAACAGCTGGCAGGTGGGGGTTTGTCGTTATCAGGACAACGACCTTGAGTGGTTCCGCCTGTTTTCGTTGAGCGTACGGCCGAAGCACAAATTCAAGCGGCACTCACTGGAGCTGCTGGGCCGCCGCAAGCCCACCGAGGCCGAGGCAGTGAAGGTCCAGCCCGACGTCGTTATTGTTGAACTCCGCTACGAGGGGCAGGACCTCCGCCTTGCCATGAAGTTCGACGCCTACGCCGGGCTGTCCTCCTGGCTGGAGGCCGGGCCGGTCATCGGCGTGGGCACCTGGCGCTAG
- the nucS gene encoding endonuclease NucS — MRLVIARCSVDYVGRLKAHLPLATRLLLVKADGSVLVHSDGGSYKPLNWMSPPATLRVSSPEDVDLELGVVEQWTVQSAKTDDRLIINIHEKLSDSSHDLGVDPGLIKDGVEADLQRLLAEQIETLGEGYSLIRREYFTAIGPVDILARDADGATVAVELKRRGDIDGVEQLTRYLELLNRDPLLAPVRGIFAAQQIKPQAKVLANDRGIDCVTLDYDAMRGVDDVESRLF; from the coding sequence GTGCGACTTGTGATAGCCCGATGCTCTGTTGATTACGTTGGCCGGCTTAAAGCCCATCTTCCCCTTGCCACCAGGCTCCTGCTGGTCAAGGCCGACGGCTCAGTCCTGGTCCATTCCGATGGCGGCTCCTACAAGCCGCTGAACTGGATGAGCCCGCCGGCCACCCTGCGGGTTTCGTCCCCGGAAGACGTGGACCTGGAACTGGGCGTCGTTGAGCAGTGGACCGTGCAGTCTGCCAAGACCGATGACCGCCTCATCATCAATATCCATGAAAAGCTGAGCGACTCCTCGCATGACCTGGGCGTGGACCCCGGCCTCATCAAGGACGGCGTGGAGGCGGACCTGCAGCGGCTCCTGGCCGAGCAGATTGAAACGCTGGGCGAAGGGTATTCGCTGATCCGCCGGGAATACTTCACGGCAATCGGGCCCGTGGACATCCTGGCCCGGGACGCGGACGGGGCAACAGTGGCCGTGGAACTCAAGCGGCGCGGCGATATCGACGGCGTTGAGCAGCTCACCCGGTACCTTGAACTGCTGAACCGGGATCCGTTGCTGGCACCGGTCCGCGGGATCTTCGCTGCCCAGCAGATCAAGCCCCAGGCGAAAGTCCTGGCGAACGACCGGGGCATTGACTGCGTAACCCTCGACTACGATGCAATGCGCGGCGTGGACGACGTTGAGTCCCGGCTTTTCTGA
- a CDS encoding F0F1 ATP synthase subunit epsilon, whose protein sequence is MAELEVEIVAADHFVWSGAAKMVKARTSDGEIGILPGHSPLLAILAEGELAIQPVSGDRIAVDVDGGFFSVDNNRVVIVADNAHLGGSATAGIR, encoded by the coding sequence ATGGCTGAGCTTGAGGTTGAGATTGTCGCAGCGGACCACTTCGTGTGGTCCGGAGCGGCCAAGATGGTCAAGGCCCGCACCAGCGATGGTGAAATCGGAATCCTGCCCGGCCACTCGCCCCTGCTGGCGATCCTGGCCGAGGGTGAGCTGGCTATCCAGCCGGTATCCGGGGACCGTATTGCGGTAGATGTTGACGGCGGGTTCTTCTCCGTGGACAACAACCGCGTGGTTATTGTTGCTGACAACGCCCACCTGGGCGGCTCGGCTACCGCTGGGATCCGCTAG
- a CDS encoding bifunctional lysylphosphatidylglycerol flippase/synthetase MprF: MTSGQQIRTASLAWTTVVRPARDRILTGLKSMPFSVAVLAVLLVTGAVTGSFLAGPPEQLLDGAGVSGPGLRAGNWWSLFTSLFFATNPLAYISASLMILLLLGLAERRLGTPATVALFLGGQFGAVTVFLLITQLAGYLGDGWLDRMADDILIGPYPAVLAAGLAATGRLSVLWQRRLRTGVLSISLLLVLYIGHAETVIGLIGAVLGLLVGWWIQGDHGQLHRHRSTGREARNLLALTVAVFAVGPILTGIARAPTGPLALLREVVLNPMPTLGQLAFNCGTTVEASCLEAGRAGFAGPFGLALAVVPVVLLLICADGIRRGRRLALNIAIAIQLAVTALAAVYLALFALVPSRPHGTSAPPMGSAFAHVLPLVCVPLLLAVLLWLNRRQFRVQTVPAARRMLAFVVGGSWLVLAAGYAIAWLWAGGLMRDGGLLGLFAELARQYVPVPIPQQYHRVFADRNTVEAVLFAYSGPVFWVIALVTVWWALLSGHHGNDSGRQDRIKVRQLLHQGGGPLSWMALWEPNTYWFSPDGRGGFAFQRHGSVALTLGGALGSADAQVRVTEEFLGYCGREAMIPALYSCDDGVWPMLQERGYSRVAVAQETRLAIRELEFKGKEWQNVRTALNRAAKLGVEAVWGTYASLPAALRSKLSEVSEEWAAGKTVPEMGFTLGGIDELDDPEVLCCLAVDGNGTVHGVTSWLPVYDGGRLVSRTLDVMRRGADGFPGVMEFLIASAVLELRDSVEVISLSGSPLASLPGSAAGANPDGQDRADNLVRILDLVGHALEPIYGFRSLAAFKSRFKPEYRALYLYYQDPLHLPAIGRALTRAYLPGLSLPQGARLVRKLVN; this comes from the coding sequence GTGACTTCCGGACAGCAGATCCGAACGGCATCCCTGGCCTGGACAACAGTGGTACGCCCCGCACGGGACCGCATCCTCACCGGACTGAAATCAATGCCGTTCTCGGTGGCGGTGCTTGCGGTGCTCCTGGTGACCGGTGCCGTCACGGGCAGCTTCCTGGCAGGGCCGCCGGAGCAGTTGCTCGACGGGGCCGGAGTCAGCGGACCGGGCCTGCGCGCCGGCAACTGGTGGTCCCTCTTTACCAGCCTGTTCTTCGCCACCAACCCGTTGGCGTACATTTCAGCGTCGCTGATGATCCTCCTGCTGTTGGGCCTGGCGGAGCGGAGGCTGGGAACACCTGCCACGGTGGCGCTGTTCCTCGGCGGCCAGTTCGGGGCCGTCACGGTCTTCCTGCTGATCACCCAATTGGCCGGCTACCTTGGTGACGGATGGCTCGACCGGATGGCAGACGACATCCTGATCGGACCCTACCCGGCAGTTCTGGCGGCAGGCCTTGCAGCCACCGGACGGCTGTCCGTCCTCTGGCAGCGCCGGCTGCGGACCGGCGTGCTTTCAATCTCGCTCCTGCTGGTGCTGTACATCGGGCACGCCGAAACGGTCATCGGCCTGATTGGCGCCGTCCTGGGACTCCTGGTGGGCTGGTGGATCCAGGGTGATCACGGCCAGCTGCACCGGCACCGTTCCACCGGCCGTGAGGCCCGGAACCTGCTTGCCCTCACGGTTGCCGTCTTTGCGGTGGGCCCGATCCTTACGGGCATCGCGCGTGCACCCACAGGTCCGCTGGCACTCCTGCGGGAGGTGGTGCTGAATCCGATGCCCACCCTTGGCCAGTTGGCGTTCAACTGCGGCACCACGGTGGAGGCATCCTGCCTGGAAGCCGGAAGGGCCGGTTTTGCCGGGCCCTTTGGCCTCGCCCTGGCAGTGGTCCCCGTGGTGCTGCTGCTGATCTGCGCCGACGGGATACGCCGGGGCCGCCGCCTCGCCTTGAACATCGCCATTGCCATCCAGCTCGCCGTGACCGCCCTCGCGGCCGTCTACCTCGCCCTTTTCGCCCTGGTTCCGTCCCGGCCGCATGGCACCTCCGCGCCGCCGATGGGTTCGGCCTTTGCCCACGTGCTTCCACTGGTCTGCGTACCCCTGCTGCTCGCGGTGCTCCTCTGGCTGAACCGCAGGCAGTTCCGTGTCCAGACAGTTCCGGCCGCACGCCGGATGCTGGCCTTCGTGGTGGGAGGTTCGTGGCTTGTCCTGGCCGCCGGCTACGCCATCGCCTGGTTGTGGGCCGGGGGACTGATGCGCGACGGCGGCCTGCTGGGGCTCTTTGCCGAGCTGGCCCGGCAGTACGTGCCGGTACCTATTCCGCAGCAGTACCACCGCGTTTTTGCCGACCGGAACACTGTGGAAGCGGTTCTCTTTGCCTACTCGGGCCCCGTGTTCTGGGTTATTGCCCTGGTTACTGTCTGGTGGGCCCTGCTGAGCGGACACCACGGCAACGATTCCGGTCGGCAGGACAGGATCAAGGTACGTCAGCTGCTCCACCAGGGCGGCGGACCGCTGTCCTGGATGGCGCTGTGGGAACCGAACACGTACTGGTTCAGCCCCGACGGCCGTGGTGGGTTCGCATTCCAGCGGCACGGCAGCGTGGCACTGACGCTCGGCGGTGCTCTTGGGTCCGCAGACGCACAAGTCCGCGTGACGGAGGAGTTTCTTGGATACTGCGGGCGCGAGGCCATGATCCCGGCGCTCTACTCCTGCGACGATGGGGTTTGGCCCATGTTGCAGGAGCGCGGGTATTCCCGGGTCGCCGTGGCGCAGGAGACGCGCCTGGCCATCCGCGAACTGGAGTTCAAGGGCAAGGAATGGCAGAACGTCCGTACCGCCTTGAACCGGGCGGCGAAGCTGGGGGTCGAAGCCGTTTGGGGAACGTATGCCTCCCTGCCGGCGGCACTGCGTTCAAAGCTCAGCGAAGTCTCGGAAGAATGGGCGGCCGGGAAAACAGTTCCCGAAATGGGCTTCACCCTGGGCGGGATCGACGAGCTCGACGACCCGGAGGTGCTGTGCTGCCTCGCCGTGGATGGCAACGGTACCGTTCACGGCGTGACCAGCTGGCTGCCGGTGTACGACGGCGGGCGGCTGGTCAGCAGGACACTGGACGTTATGCGCCGGGGCGCCGACGGTTTTCCGGGCGTGATGGAATTCCTGATCGCTTCCGCGGTACTTGAGCTGCGCGATTCCGTTGAGGTCATCTCCCTCTCGGGTTCTCCGCTGGCGAGCCTTCCCGGCTCCGCGGCCGGTGCCAACCCGGACGGGCAGGACCGGGCGGACAACCTGGTCCGGATCCTGGACCTGGTGGGGCACGCCCTGGAACCGATCTACGGATTTCGTTCACTGGCCGCATTCAAGTCGCGCTTCAAACCCGAGTACCGCGCCCTTTATCTGTATTACCAGGATCCGTTGCACCTGCCGGCCATTGGCCGGGCATTGACGCGGGCCTACCTGCCCGGGCTTTCCCTTCCGCAGGGCGCCCGGCTGGTCCGCAAATTGGTGAACTGA
- a CDS encoding AI-2E family transporter, producing MTDKTDESSAAYENPEGAEPSAKAPQDPAPTHRRGAAAALGLVVRRLRQPLPGAQPRLRFEMPPEYSQHEEPSEDPDGVSRPQFGDPGPRMSPQHPLYMGFMGTVGVGVALLVYWIGSHTTQLLLWIVAALFIALGLEPVVGWLERRRIPRPAGILVSVSVLVAAVVGFFATLIPTIVGQVTEIVEQAPVWVRDFMNSDLFRTLDDQFGVRDRIAEEVNKFVNDPEAVGGIAGGVVGFGSTVANGLFGALIVLVLSLYFLAALPAMKRWGYRLAPRSRRHRVEALSEEITKSVGNYVIGQACVALLNATFAFIVMTIVGVPFALLLAFVVALLAFIPLVGAMIAGVVVVLIALTVGWQTATLYAICYFAYLQFEAYFISPRIMQKAVAVPGAVAVISVIAGGSLLGVLGALIAIPTAAAILLLIKEIYIVRQDKH from the coding sequence GTGACTGACAAGACGGACGAGTCCTCCGCGGCATACGAGAATCCGGAGGGTGCAGAGCCTTCGGCGAAGGCGCCCCAGGACCCTGCCCCGACGCACCGGAGGGGGGCGGCCGCTGCCCTCGGACTGGTGGTCCGCCGCCTTCGCCAGCCGCTGCCTGGAGCCCAGCCGAGGCTCCGGTTCGAAATGCCGCCGGAGTACTCACAGCACGAGGAGCCCAGCGAAGATCCCGACGGCGTGAGCCGGCCGCAGTTCGGTGACCCCGGCCCCCGCATGTCCCCCCAGCACCCGCTCTATATGGGCTTTATGGGCACCGTGGGCGTGGGGGTGGCACTGCTGGTCTACTGGATCGGCTCCCACACCACCCAGTTGCTGTTGTGGATCGTCGCGGCGCTCTTCATCGCCCTGGGCCTTGAACCGGTGGTCGGGTGGCTGGAACGCCGAAGGATTCCCCGCCCGGCCGGCATCCTGGTATCCGTCAGCGTGCTGGTGGCCGCCGTCGTCGGCTTTTTCGCCACCCTCATCCCCACCATCGTCGGCCAGGTCACCGAGATCGTGGAGCAGGCACCGGTATGGGTCAGGGACTTCATGAACTCGGACCTGTTCCGTACCCTCGATGACCAGTTCGGCGTCCGTGACCGGATCGCCGAGGAAGTCAATAAGTTCGTCAACGACCCCGAAGCCGTGGGCGGCATCGCGGGCGGAGTTGTGGGATTCGGCTCCACGGTGGCCAACGGACTGTTCGGGGCCCTGATCGTCCTGGTGCTGAGCCTGTACTTCCTGGCGGCGCTGCCGGCAATGAAGAGGTGGGGCTACCGGCTTGCGCCGCGCTCACGGCGCCACCGGGTGGAGGCATTGTCCGAGGAAATCACCAAATCGGTGGGCAACTACGTCATCGGCCAGGCCTGCGTGGCACTCCTGAATGCCACGTTCGCCTTTATTGTCATGACGATTGTGGGGGTTCCGTTCGCCCTGCTCCTGGCCTTTGTGGTGGCACTGCTCGCCTTTATCCCCCTGGTCGGGGCCATGATCGCCGGCGTGGTGGTGGTCCTCATCGCCCTCACTGTGGGTTGGCAGACCGCCACGCTCTATGCCATTTGCTACTTCGCCTACCTGCAGTTCGAGGCGTACTTCATCTCGCCGCGCATCATGCAGAAGGCCGTGGCCGTACCCGGCGCGGTGGCTGTCATCTCAGTCATCGCAGGCGGCAGCCTGTTGGGTGTCCTGGGAGCCCTGATCGCCATTCCCACTGCGGCGGCAATCCTGCTGCTGATCAAGGAAATCTATATCGTGCGGCAGGACAAGCACTAG
- a CDS encoding alpha/beta hydrolase, protein MTFDPASYEFSQSTGPTPIRASTVLPARRENVELKTQDGHTLVGELALPESGPVNATLITLHPLPTHGGFMDSHVYRKASYRLPALAGIAVLRFNTRGTESPRGTSTGSFEEGIGEQHDVEAAVRFAVERGLPNRWLVGWSFGTELALMYGAVEPVAQQIEGAILLSPPLHRAKDSHLRQWAQSGKPLTVLVPEHDDYLQPEAAKERFSLVPQARLVGVKGAKHLWVGEKYAGRVLNEIVHEVTGAGPAGASLPQEWNGPVANAPA, encoded by the coding sequence ATGACTTTTGATCCGGCGTCGTACGAATTCAGCCAGTCCACCGGCCCCACGCCCATCCGTGCTTCCACTGTCCTGCCGGCCAGGCGTGAAAACGTGGAGCTGAAGACGCAAGACGGCCACACCCTGGTGGGAGAACTGGCGCTTCCGGAGTCCGGACCGGTGAACGCAACCCTTATTACCCTGCATCCGCTGCCCACCCACGGCGGTTTTATGGATTCGCATGTTTACCGCAAGGCTTCCTACCGGCTGCCGGCGCTGGCCGGAATCGCGGTGCTCCGGTTCAACACCCGCGGCACGGAGTCCCCTCGCGGCACCAGCACGGGATCTTTTGAAGAGGGCATCGGGGAGCAGCATGATGTGGAGGCGGCCGTCCGCTTCGCCGTGGAACGCGGCCTGCCCAACCGCTGGCTGGTGGGCTGGTCCTTCGGCACCGAGCTTGCCCTGATGTACGGTGCGGTTGAACCGGTGGCGCAGCAGATCGAGGGTGCCATCCTGCTCTCGCCCCCGTTGCACCGGGCCAAGGACTCCCACCTCAGGCAGTGGGCACAGTCCGGGAAGCCGCTCACGGTGCTGGTGCCCGAGCATGACGACTACCTGCAGCCGGAGGCCGCGAAGGAGCGCTTCAGCCTGGTGCCGCAGGCCCGCCTGGTGGGCGTCAAGGGTGCCAAGCACTTATGGGTGGGGGAGAAGTACGCCGGGCGGGTCCTGAATGAGATTGTCCATGAGGTCACGGGCGCAGGCCCGGCGGGAGCTAGCCTTCCGCAGGAATGGAACGGGCCGGTGGCCAACGCGCCGGCCTAG
- a CDS encoding F0F1 ATP synthase subunit gamma: MGAQIRVYRQKISSTTSMRKIFKAMELIATSRIGKARARVAASLPYANAITRAVSAVASQSEIDHPLTTEPEQIRRAAVLVITSDRGLAGSYSASVLKQAEGLNELLHAEGKEVKTYLVGRKAQAYFDFRNREHERVWTGGTDAPEFATAREIGEALLTEFATDYEEGGVDEIHVVYTRFKSMVTQEPTVIRLLPLEVVEEQAASESDLLPLYEFEPETERVLDALLPRYIESRIFAAMLQAAASELAARQRAMKSAGDNATDLIKKYTRLRNTARQAEITQELSEIVAGADALAS; this comes from the coding sequence ATGGGAGCCCAGATTCGGGTCTACCGCCAGAAGATCAGCTCGACCACGTCGATGCGCAAGATCTTCAAGGCGATGGAACTGATCGCTACCTCGCGCATCGGCAAGGCCCGTGCGCGCGTAGCAGCTTCACTGCCTTACGCGAACGCGATCACGCGCGCCGTTTCTGCTGTCGCCAGCCAAAGCGAAATCGACCACCCGCTGACCACTGAGCCGGAGCAGATCCGCCGTGCCGCCGTCCTGGTAATCACCTCGGACCGCGGCCTGGCCGGATCCTACTCGGCAAGCGTGCTCAAGCAGGCGGAAGGTCTCAACGAGCTGCTCCACGCTGAAGGCAAGGAAGTCAAGACGTACCTCGTCGGACGCAAGGCGCAGGCCTACTTCGACTTCCGGAACCGCGAACACGAGCGGGTCTGGACCGGAGGCACCGACGCACCGGAGTTCGCCACCGCCCGTGAAATCGGCGAGGCGCTGTTGACGGAATTCGCCACCGACTATGAAGAGGGCGGCGTGGACGAGATCCACGTGGTGTACACCCGCTTCAAGTCCATGGTTACCCAGGAGCCCACGGTCATCCGCCTGCTTCCCCTGGAAGTAGTGGAAGAGCAGGCCGCTTCTGAATCGGACCTGTTGCCGCTGTACGAGTTCGAGCCGGAAACCGAGCGTGTACTTGACGCCCTGCTGCCGCGCTACATCGAGTCACGCATCTTCGCAGCCATGCTGCAGGCAGCAGCTTCCGAGCTGGCTGCACGCCAGCGGGCCATGAAGTCTGCGGGTGACAACGCCACGGACCTCATCAAGAAGTACACGCGTCTGCGCAACACGGCCCGCCAGGCTGAAATTACGCAGGAGCTTTCCGAGATTGTTGCCGGCGCCGACGCCCTCGCGTCCTAG
- a CDS encoding alpha/beta hydrolase family protein, with amino-acid sequence MDWVFDVRLTDGPVYWASLVLGLAGAVYLLAPPVPTGRRRWFVQVVAAVAAAFALVATVHWALINLFSVFPENIPDAVLLWVVPAVASLILLLFRLPRSSWRRRATGFAAVLLVAALSCVQVNAYFGLNRTVSDLLGTAVARIPTLESGLMRQDGAADGVPLHGWVPQGELPAGGVLRKAAIPGTASGMATRDAYIYLPPAYFARNRPALPVLVLVAGQPGGPPDWLTGGALDGHMDSFAAAHGGLAPVVVIPDPNGSQSANTMCMDSQIAQADTFLSRDVPDWISSTLAVDTDHHQWAIGGFSFGGTCALQMGTRHPDLFPAILSFSGEAEPALAKERQKTIDAAFPGKPEEFERQTPLALMKERRFESSAVYMTAGQDDPEFVAYLKTLAAAARDAGFDVRAYEVEHTGHSWDTSSKRIADALQFLSGRWGLGQ; translated from the coding sequence GTGGACTGGGTTTTTGACGTCCGTCTCACCGACGGCCCGGTGTACTGGGCTTCCCTGGTCCTGGGCCTGGCGGGTGCCGTGTATCTGCTCGCACCTCCCGTGCCGACCGGCCGGCGGCGCTGGTTCGTCCAGGTGGTTGCCGCCGTTGCGGCAGCCTTCGCGCTGGTGGCAACGGTCCACTGGGCGCTGATCAATCTTTTCTCCGTCTTCCCGGAAAACATCCCCGACGCCGTCCTGCTATGGGTGGTGCCCGCCGTGGCTTCCCTGATACTGCTCCTGTTCCGGCTGCCCCGAAGCAGCTGGCGCCGCCGCGCCACCGGCTTCGCCGCGGTCCTTCTCGTCGCGGCCCTGTCCTGCGTACAGGTCAATGCCTACTTCGGCCTGAACCGAACCGTCAGTGACCTTCTGGGCACTGCCGTGGCCCGCATCCCCACGCTTGAATCCGGCCTGATGCGGCAGGACGGAGCGGCCGACGGCGTCCCGCTCCACGGGTGGGTGCCGCAGGGTGAGCTTCCGGCCGGGGGAGTCCTGCGCAAGGCTGCCATTCCCGGCACCGCCTCGGGCATGGCCACCCGCGACGCGTACATCTACCTGCCGCCCGCGTACTTTGCCAGGAACCGGCCTGCCCTTCCCGTGCTGGTCCTGGTTGCCGGCCAGCCGGGCGGACCCCCGGACTGGCTGACCGGCGGGGCTTTGGACGGACACATGGACTCCTTCGCCGCAGCCCACGGTGGCTTGGCGCCGGTGGTGGTGATTCCCGATCCCAACGGTTCCCAGTCCGCAAACACCATGTGCATGGACAGCCAGATAGCGCAGGCCGATACGTTCCTTTCCCGCGATGTCCCCGACTGGATCAGTTCAACGCTGGCCGTAGACACCGACCACCACCAGTGGGCCATTGGCGGCTTTTCCTTCGGCGGCACCTGCGCTCTGCAGATGGGGACCCGGCACCCCGACTTGTTCCCCGCCATCCTTTCGTTCTCCGGCGAAGCGGAGCCTGCGCTTGCCAAGGAACGGCAAAAAACCATTGATGCCGCCTTCCCGGGGAAGCCGGAGGAGTTCGAACGGCAGACCCCCCTGGCACTTATGAAGGAGCGGCGCTTCGAATCCAGCGCCGTGTACATGACGGCAGGACAGGACGACCCGGAATTTGTGGCCTACCTTAAAACCCTTGCCGCTGCCGCCCGGGACGCCGGCTTCGACGTCCGCGCCTACGAGGTGGAACATACGGGCCATTCCTGGGACACGTCCTCCAAACGGATTGCCGATGCCCTGCAGTTCCTTTCCGGCAGGTGGGGGTTGGGCCAGTGA
- a CDS encoding cold-shock protein: MAQGTVKWFNAEKGFGFITPDDSDGDVFVHYSEIQTGGFKTLDENQRVQFEIGQGAKGPQATGVTLV, from the coding sequence ATGGCACAGGGAACCGTCAAGTGGTTCAACGCTGAAAAGGGCTTCGGCTTCATTACCCCGGATGACTCCGATGGTGATGTCTTCGTTCACTACTCCGAAATCCAGACCGGCGGCTTCAAGACCCTCGACGAGAACCAGCGTGTTCAGTTCGAGATCGGCCAGGGCGCCAAGGGTCCCCAGGCTACCGGCGTCACGCTGGTTTAG
- a CDS encoding ATP/GTP-binding protein, translated as MPRSNRPRRPVSGKAGAGSGRAGGKKGSADVPELDLERARAGIARRESAPDGEWMVRTMTAKNAEKTYICPECSTAVLPGVAHLVVWKDDHLFGAAAGLAERRHWHTNCWKTRSYRYR; from the coding sequence ATGCCGCGTTCCAACCGACCCCGCCGTCCAGTATCCGGAAAAGCCGGAGCCGGGTCCGGCCGGGCGGGGGGAAAGAAAGGGAGCGCTGACGTTCCCGAGCTGGACCTGGAACGCGCGCGTGCAGGCATCGCCCGCCGGGAGAGTGCTCCCGACGGCGAGTGGATGGTCCGCACCATGACCGCCAAAAACGCGGAAAAGACCTACATCTGCCCTGAATGCTCCACCGCCGTGCTCCCCGGAGTCGCCCACCTGGTGGTGTGGAAGGATGACCATCTTTTTGGCGCGGCAGCCGGCCTGGCGGAACGGCGGCACTGGCACACCAACTGCTGGAAGACCCGCAGCTACCGGTACCGGTAA
- the atpD gene encoding F0F1 ATP synthase subunit beta, whose product MTATATEHVAATSGATGRIARVIGPVVDVEFPADAIPSIYNALTTEITLNGVTKTITFETSQHLGDNLVRAISLQATDGLVRGTSVVDSGAPISVPVGDGVKGHIFNVLGQPLDVTEAELEISERWPIHRKAPSFASLEGSTEMLETGIKVIDLLTPYIKGGKIGLFGGAGVGKTVLIQEMITRVARNFGGTSVFAGVGERTREGNDLWVEMEEAGVLKDTALVFGQMDEPPGTRLRVALSALTMAEYFRDVQNQDVLLFIDNIFRFTQAGSEVSTLLGRMPSAVGYQPNLADEMGLLQERITSTKGHSITSMQAIYVPADDYTDPAPATTFAHLDATTELSREIASRGLYPAVDPLTSTSRILDPQYIGKDHYNTAVRVKQILQKNKELQDIIAILGVDELSEEDKIVVSRARRIQQFLSQNTYTAKQFTGVEGSTVSIKDTVEGFTAICDGELDHIAEQAFFNVGGLDDVERQWAKIQEQTK is encoded by the coding sequence ATGACTGCCACTGCTACCGAACACGTAGCCGCAACGTCCGGTGCCACCGGCCGCATTGCGCGCGTAATCGGCCCGGTTGTCGACGTCGAATTCCCGGCCGACGCAATCCCGTCCATCTACAACGCCCTCACCACCGAGATTACTCTCAACGGTGTAACCAAAACGATCACGTTCGAGACCTCCCAGCACCTGGGTGACAACCTCGTCCGCGCCATCTCCCTGCAGGCCACCGACGGACTCGTCCGCGGCACGTCCGTAGTGGACAGCGGTGCCCCCATCTCCGTGCCGGTCGGCGACGGCGTCAAGGGCCACATCTTCAACGTCCTGGGCCAGCCCCTGGACGTTACCGAGGCGGAACTGGAGATCAGCGAACGCTGGCCCATCCACCGCAAGGCACCGAGCTTCGCTTCGCTCGAAGGCTCCACCGAGATGCTTGAAACCGGCATCAAGGTCATCGACCTCCTCACCCCCTACATCAAGGGTGGAAAGATCGGCCTGTTCGGCGGCGCCGGCGTGGGCAAGACCGTTCTGATCCAGGAAATGATCACCCGTGTTGCCCGCAACTTCGGTGGTACTTCGGTATTCGCCGGTGTGGGTGAGCGTACCCGCGAAGGTAACGACCTCTGGGTGGAAATGGAAGAGGCAGGCGTCCTCAAGGACACCGCCCTTGTATTCGGCCAGATGGACGAGCCGCCGGGAACGCGTCTGCGCGTGGCCCTGTCCGCACTGACCATGGCGGAATACTTCCGCGATGTGCAGAACCAGGACGTGCTGCTCTTCATCGACAACATCTTCCGCTTCACCCAGGCAGGTTCCGAGGTTTCCACCCTCCTCGGCCGCATGCCTTCGGCTGTGGGCTACCAGCCCAACCTGGCTGACGAAATGGGCCTCCTGCAGGAACGCATTACGTCCACCAAGGGCCACTCCATCACCTCGATGCAGGCCATCTACGTTCCCGCAGATGACTACACCGACCCGGCACCGGCCACCACCTTCGCACACCTCGACGCGACCACGGAACTTTCCCGTGAAATCGCCTCCCGTGGTCTGTACCCGGCTGTTGACCCGCTGACGTCCACCTCCCGCATCCTGGATCCCCAGTACATCGGCAAGGACCACTACAACACGGCTGTCCGTGTGAAGCAGATCCTGCAGAAGAACAAGGAACTCCAGGACATCATCGCCATCCTTGGTGTTGACGAACTCTCCGAAGAGGACAAGATCGTCGTGTCGCGTGCACGCCGCATCCAGCAGTTCCTCTCGCAGAACACCTACACCGCAAAGCAGTTCACCGGCGTCGAAGGCTCCACGGTTTCCATCAAGGACACCGTCGAAGGCTTCACTGCCATCTGCGACGGCGAGCTGGACCACATCGCGGAGCAGGCGTTCTTCAACGTCGGCGGCCTCGATGACGTTGAGCGCCAGTGGGCCAAGATCCAGGAACAGACCAAGTAA